The proteins below are encoded in one region of Corynebacterium sphenisci DSM 44792:
- a CDS encoding phosphopantetheine-binding protein, translating into MADLIDEVRARVAALLDLDPGEVAEDAHLPDLGLDSVQLMEIETMLRDAGADVDVADLAEEQTLAAWRALLAH; encoded by the coding sequence ATGGCCGATCTCATCGACGAGGTGCGCGCCCGGGTGGCGGCGCTGCTGGATCTGGATCCCGGGGAGGTGGCCGAGGACGCGCATCTGCCGGACCTGGGCCTGGACTCGGTGCAGCTGATGGAGATCGAGACCATGCTGCGCGACGCCGGGGCGGACGTGGACGTCGCCGATCTCGCCGAGGAGCAGACCCTGGCCGCCTGGCGGGCGCTGCTCGCCCACTGA
- a CDS encoding amino acid adenylation domain-containing protein, whose protein sequence is MSAAPTPADPAVHGGVAHDDRRRGPSYPVAPGNVAAMFRSAAAAHPDREAVVGDGVRLTYAGFAARTGAVARWLAASGVRPGDRVVVLARRCPELCELAVGLILAGGVYVPVDADYPAERIRFICADADPAAVVLVGGAAAPEGIAVPVLDAADPAVLARLDADAAGPVAEGDFGADPAGDDPVYLIYTSGTTGRPKGVVNGHRAVAAHLQTMARAMDSGEVRALQKAPVGFDVGVGEILIPLATGGTVVAPPADWRTDDLETFLRMVLEHRVTVLSLVPSLLRVIFDVLDGLGMPATVFAGIRELILGGEAVPADLVARAREEIGCRVWGLYGPSEAAMDVTWIEFGEGVELREGDHLIGYPEDNVVCYVLDEDDAEVPDGEPGQLHLAGEQLALGYFRRPELTAEAFVASPNPEWDGGRMYRTGDLVRWNDRGQLQFLGRIGDQVKIRGHRVELGEVEAVLRALDGVRAAAAAVRGDAARRLVGYVVVDDSAGEDAALLAAMAERVPGYMVPAELVRLPELPLGANGKLDRARLP, encoded by the coding sequence ATGAGCGCCGCGCCCACCCCCGCCGACCCCGCCGTCCATGGCGGGGTGGCCCATGACGACCGCCGCCGGGGCCCCTCCTACCCGGTGGCGCCCGGCAACGTCGCCGCGATGTTCCGGTCCGCCGCCGCGGCGCACCCGGACCGGGAGGCGGTGGTCGGCGACGGGGTGCGGCTGACCTACGCCGGCTTCGCCGCGCGCACCGGGGCGGTGGCCCGCTGGCTGGCCGCCTCCGGGGTGCGCCCCGGCGACCGGGTGGTGGTGCTCGCCCGGCGCTGCCCGGAACTGTGCGAGCTGGCGGTGGGCCTGATCCTCGCCGGCGGGGTGTACGTGCCGGTGGACGCGGACTACCCGGCCGAGCGGATCCGGTTCATCTGCGCCGACGCGGACCCGGCGGCGGTGGTGCTGGTCGGCGGGGCCGCCGCCCCGGAGGGGATCGCGGTGCCGGTGCTCGACGCCGCCGACCCGGCGGTGCTCGCCCGCCTCGACGCCGACGCCGCCGGCCCGGTGGCCGAGGGCGATTTCGGCGCCGACCCGGCCGGGGACGACCCGGTGTACCTCATCTACACCTCCGGCACCACCGGCCGGCCCAAGGGCGTGGTCAACGGGCACCGGGCGGTGGCCGCCCATCTGCAGACCATGGCCCGGGCGATGGACTCCGGGGAGGTGCGCGCCCTGCAGAAGGCCCCGGTGGGCTTCGACGTGGGCGTCGGCGAGATCCTCATCCCGCTGGCCACCGGCGGCACCGTGGTGGCGCCCCCGGCGGACTGGCGCACCGATGACCTGGAGACCTTCCTGCGCATGGTGCTCGAGCACCGGGTGACCGTGCTGTCCCTGGTGCCCAGCCTGCTGCGGGTGATCTTCGACGTGCTCGACGGGCTGGGCATGCCGGCGACCGTCTTCGCCGGGATCCGGGAGCTGATCCTCGGCGGGGAGGCGGTGCCCGCGGACCTGGTGGCCCGGGCCCGGGAGGAGATCGGCTGCCGGGTGTGGGGGCTCTACGGGCCCTCCGAGGCGGCGATGGACGTGACCTGGATCGAGTTCGGCGAGGGGGTGGAGCTGCGCGAGGGCGATCACCTCATCGGCTACCCGGAGGACAACGTGGTCTGCTACGTGCTCGACGAGGACGATGCGGAGGTGCCCGATGGCGAGCCCGGGCAGTTGCACCTGGCCGGGGAGCAGCTCGCCCTGGGCTACTTCCGCCGCCCCGAGCTCACCGCGGAGGCCTTCGTGGCCTCCCCGAACCCGGAGTGGGACGGCGGCCGGATGTACCGCACCGGGGACCTGGTGCGCTGGAACGACCGCGGCCAGCTGCAGTTCCTCGGCCGGATCGGGGACCAGGTGAAGATCCGCGGGCACCGGGTGGAGCTCGGCGAGGTGGAGGCGGTGCTGCGCGCCCTGGACGGGGTGCGCGCCGCCGCGGCCGCGGTGCGCGGCGACGCCGCCCGCCGGCTGGTCGGCTACGTGGTGGTCGACGACTCCGCCGGCGAGGACGCCGCCCTGCTGGCCGCGATGGCCGAGCGGGTGCCCGGGTACATGGTGCCCGCGGAGCTGGTCCGGCTGCCGGAGCTGCCCCTGGGCGCCAACGGCAAACTGGACCGGGCCCGGCTGCCCTGA